A stretch of the uncultured Desulfobacter sp. genome encodes the following:
- a CDS encoding SMR family transporter, with protein MTSYLPLIIFGVLLNAAAQLALKQGMRQIGYFEFSLRNSSHIFFAVALSPYILAGLTCYVVSVGVWLLVLSRVEVSYAYPLLSIGYIVTAFAGWFFFQESLSLTRWIGIAVICIGVWLMTRSA; from the coding sequence ATGACCAGCTACCTTCCTTTGATTATTTTCGGCGTCCTGCTGAACGCTGCCGCCCAACTGGCACTCAAACAGGGTATGCGGCAAATCGGTTATTTTGAGTTTTCCTTACGGAACAGCAGTCACATTTTTTTTGCCGTGGCTTTGAGCCCCTATATTCTGGCCGGATTGACCTGTTACGTCGTCAGTGTGGGGGTCTGGCTGCTGGTGCTCTCCAGAGTCGAGGTCAGTTATGCCTATCCTCTGCTGTCCATCGGTTACATTGTGACGGCTTTTGCCGGATGGTTCTTTTTCCAGGAGAGCCTCAGTCTGACGCGCTGGATCGGAATTGCCGTTATCTGCATCGGGGTCTGGCTGATGACCCGCTCAGCGTGA
- a CDS encoding polysaccharide deacetylase family protein translates to MKTRVGLRIDVDTLRGTRKGVPALLDLLAHHQVRATFFFSVGPDNMGRHLWRLVRPAFLVKMFRTKAASLYGWDILLKGTLWPGPVIGEKSPEPMRRAAKEGHEVGLHAWDHHRWQSRIEKLDTATVAKDIRKGYELLEKVIGRAPDCFAAPAWKVTPKALAALEQFPFRFESDCRGTTPFYPVIDGLSYRHPQIPTTLPTYDELVGRQCTPENYNDHLLGLIQPGRFNVLTIHAEAEGILCLDLFDAFLSRAGQLGIDLAPLGEVYAGIPEIETSQMIQATAPGREGWISCQDVLSEPCTNLEELSR, encoded by the coding sequence ATGAAGACCCGGGTTGGTTTGCGAATAGATGTGGATACCCTGCGCGGCACCCGAAAAGGGGTTCCGGCGCTGCTGGACCTGCTGGCGCATCATCAGGTCCGCGCCACCTTTTTTTTCTCCGTGGGGCCGGACAATATGGGACGCCATCTTTGGCGGCTGGTGCGGCCGGCTTTTTTGGTGAAAATGTTTAGAACAAAGGCTGCCAGCCTCTACGGATGGGACATTCTGCTTAAAGGAACCCTGTGGCCCGGACCCGTTATCGGCGAAAAAAGCCCTGAACCCATGCGCCGTGCTGCAAAAGAGGGGCATGAGGTCGGGCTCCACGCCTGGGATCACCACCGCTGGCAGAGCCGCATTGAAAAACTGGACACCGCTACCGTTGCCAAGGATATCCGCAAGGGGTATGAGCTGCTGGAAAAGGTTATCGGCCGGGCACCGGACTGTTTTGCCGCCCCGGCCTGGAAGGTCACCCCAAAGGCCCTGGCCGCCCTGGAACAGTTTCCTTTCCGGTTTGAGTCCGACTGTCGGGGGACCACTCCCTTTTATCCGGTCATAGACGGGCTCAGCTACCGTCACCCCCAGATTCCGACCACCCTGCCGACCTATGATGAACTGGTTGGCCGGCAGTGCACACCGGAAAATTATAACGATCATCTGCTGGGTTTGATCCAACCCGGCCGGTTTAACGTGCTGACCATTCATGCCGAGGCCGAGGGAATCCTCTGCCTGGATTTGTTTGATGCGTTTTTAAGCCGTGCCGGGCAGCTGGGAATCGACCTTGCCCCTCTGGGAGAGGTATATGCCGGCATCCCTGAAATTGAAACATCACAGATGATCCAAGCAACTGCGCCCGGCAGGGAAGGATGGATCTCCTGCCAGGACGTTTTGTCCGAACCCTGCACCAACCTGGAGGAATTGTCCCGATGA
- a CDS encoding DedA family protein, with product MFHSFITWFADTVGQWGYPGIVLLMALESSFFPFPSEVVIPPAAYLATTGKMNIGMVVLCGTMGSLVGAVFNYWLAMAFGRPFFEKYGRYLLISPESLEKADRFFAHHGPVSMFTGRLLPVIRQYISLPAGLARMNLAAFCIATAMGAGLWVLVLAGLGYWFGKNQALVLQNLHWATLFLAAGCGIASFFYWRKWQRRSRLKNHPSQ from the coding sequence ATGTTTCATTCGTTTATTACCTGGTTTGCAGATACCGTGGGACAGTGGGGATATCCGGGCATTGTTCTGCTAATGGCTCTGGAGTCATCCTTCTTTCCCTTTCCCAGCGAGGTGGTGATCCCGCCGGCGGCCTATCTTGCAACCACCGGGAAGATGAACATAGGCATGGTTGTGCTTTGCGGTACTATGGGAAGTCTGGTGGGCGCGGTCTTTAACTACTGGCTGGCCATGGCATTCGGCCGGCCGTTTTTTGAAAAATATGGACGTTATCTTCTGATCAGCCCGGAATCCCTGGAAAAGGCTGACCGGTTTTTTGCCCATCACGGGCCTGTAAGCATGTTCACCGGACGCCTGCTGCCGGTGATTCGTCAATATATCTCGCTGCCGGCAGGCCTGGCCCGGATGAACCTGGCCGCCTTTTGCATTGCTACGGCTATGGGGGCAGGCCTGTGGGTGCTGGTGCTTGCCGGCCTGGGGTACTGGTTCGGTAAAAATCAAGCGCTGGTACTCCAGAACCTGCATTGGGCCACCCTGTTCCTGGCTGCCGGATGCGGGATTGCCAGCTTTTTTTACTGGCGCAAATGGCAGCGCCGGTCACGATTGAAGAATCACCCAAGTCAATAA
- a CDS encoding glycosyltransferase family 4 protein: MYKKLTIALVIKDFVKTGGAEKYAVEIALRMKKRGHTIDLYARNIDPSLTHGINVFNIPNKLSFSSILSLYSFAKESALLVGKKHYDIIHAHDKGCPGHVSTVHTFSFKRGIEHMSWLKKINEFIISPRAWLYLYLEGLQMKSDCLAAVSEIIKTDIQNSHNRPHGIEVIQPGVDVDLFCPANLSARRKTARSNAGLKHGELAVLFIGSEFRRKGLDHLIPSLSSDMKLFVVGRQERMEHYKKMVDFHGLNNRVMFTGLTDDVMAYYALADVVVLPSIAEAFGMTVLEGMACGLPVITSREAGASYLIITGKNGMVFDSPDQITGMLEALKNEATRKTMGTRARETALQYTWEHAADLYERLYYSLAG; the protein is encoded by the coding sequence TTGTATAAGAAGTTAACCATAGCCCTGGTAATCAAAGATTTTGTAAAAACCGGGGGGGCAGAGAAATATGCTGTGGAAATCGCGCTTCGTATGAAAAAACGAGGACACACAATAGATCTTTATGCCAGGAACATAGACCCATCATTAACTCACGGAATAAATGTATTTAACATACCGAACAAGTTGAGTTTTTCATCGATTCTTTCGTTGTACTCGTTTGCAAAAGAGTCTGCTTTACTGGTGGGGAAAAAACATTACGATATTATCCATGCACATGACAAGGGGTGTCCCGGGCATGTTTCAACAGTTCATACCTTCTCTTTTAAAAGAGGTATTGAACACATGTCATGGTTAAAAAAAATCAATGAATTCATCATTTCTCCAAGGGCATGGCTTTATCTTTACCTGGAAGGACTTCAAATGAAATCCGACTGTCTGGCTGCCGTATCCGAAATTATAAAAACCGACATTCAAAACAGTCACAACCGACCCCATGGCATTGAGGTTATCCAGCCCGGGGTGGATGTTGACCTCTTCTGTCCAGCCAATTTAAGCGCTCGCAGAAAAACCGCCAGATCAAACGCAGGACTTAAGCACGGCGAACTTGCAGTGCTTTTCATTGGTTCCGAGTTTCGACGCAAAGGATTGGACCATCTGATTCCATCATTGAGTTCTGATATGAAACTCTTTGTGGTGGGCCGACAAGAACGAATGGAACATTATAAAAAAATGGTGGATTTCCATGGTTTAAATAACCGTGTGATGTTTACCGGTCTGACGGATGATGTCATGGCGTACTATGCCCTTGCTGATGTTGTGGTCCTTCCTTCCATTGCTGAGGCTTTCGGCATGACCGTGCTTGAAGGTATGGCCTGCGGCTTGCCGGTAATCACCAGCCGCGAGGCAGGCGCTTCATATCTAATCATCACCGGAAAAAACGGGATGGTTTTTGACTCGCCGGACCAGATTACGGGTATGTTGGAAGCGTTAAAAAATGAGGCTACCCGTAAAACAATGGGAACCCGGGCAAGGGAAACCGCTTTGCAATATACCTGGGAGCACGCAGCTGATTTATACGAAAGACTTTATTATTCCCTGGCAGGATGA
- a CDS encoding glycosyltransferase family 2 protein, with amino-acid sequence MKKISVYIIAYNEADKIKDALDSVSWADEIVVADSHSTDDTALIAQEKGARVVQIDFTGFGNLRNEAIAACSHHWIFSLDADERCTEQAKQEILSIVNAADSLDAYYVPRRNYFLGKWIRHSGFYPDYRQPQLFRKGVLTFKPDAVHERYDVLSDKPCGYLKSHIFQIPYKNLEEVIHKANRYSTLGAEKLIESGKPPGLFKAITHGLWAAFSLYILKLGFLDGWPGFIIALGNFEGTFYKYAKFHLTKHPPAESQWDKLADWKSGDTC; translated from the coding sequence ATGAAGAAAATTTCCGTATATATAATAGCTTACAATGAGGCGGACAAAATTAAAGATGCCTTGGACAGTGTTTCCTGGGCGGATGAAATTGTGGTGGCAGATTCTCACAGCACAGACGATACTGCGCTGATTGCTCAGGAAAAAGGGGCCCGGGTGGTTCAGATTGATTTCACCGGATTTGGAAATCTCAGGAATGAGGCCATCGCCGCCTGCTCTCATCATTGGATTTTCAGCCTGGACGCTGACGAACGTTGTACCGAACAGGCTAAACAAGAGATATTGTCCATTGTCAATGCCGCGGACAGCCTGGATGCCTATTATGTTCCACGACGCAACTATTTTTTGGGCAAATGGATTCGTCATTCAGGTTTTTACCCGGATTACCGCCAACCCCAATTGTTTCGAAAAGGGGTATTAACATTCAAGCCGGATGCGGTCCATGAACGCTATGATGTTTTAAGTGACAAACCCTGTGGTTATTTAAAATCCCATATTTTCCAGATTCCATATAAAAATCTTGAGGAAGTGATCCATAAAGCCAACCGATATTCCACCCTGGGGGCGGAAAAACTCATTGAATCGGGAAAACCCCCCGGTTTGTTCAAGGCAATAACCCACGGTCTTTGGGCGGCATTCTCTCTATATATTCTAAAACTTGGTTTTTTGGACGGTTGGCCGGGATTCATCATTGCCCTTGGTAATTTTGAGGGAACATTTTATAAATATGCAAAATTTCACTTGACGAAACACCCGCCTGCTGAAAGCCAATGGGATAAGCTTGCGGACTGGAAGTCCGGCGATACCTGCTAA
- the lptG gene encoding LPS export ABC transporter permease LptG, which translates to MKACLHRYWLKEFSRYFCIIQIILLTIFIFIDYLTRIDDFFHSDVTMIRGLWCVMLKLPFMIVQFAPACLLLAVIYTFGEMNRNRELMALKASGISVYFLIKPALLAGSVLGLSAFFLGETIVPSAMGLSNHIWNQERAGDQNISHKRSDIWIKSDQRMLHIDFFDPAHKRIAGITATTLGKGFKILRRVDAKTGEYHDGKWRLTEVTEQVLNLEKNDYVVRNLPTMALQLGIKPKNLGSVVLQSEEMSWSQLRAYTRQISAEGYDATTYTVDMNGKLAFPFISVILALAGAATGMSSLSRNNLPVAIGVGIVISFLYWFAFGLCNALGYAKILPPMVAAWAGNLIFLCLGGIFLIYIE; encoded by the coding sequence ATGAAAGCCTGCCTGCACAGATACTGGCTCAAGGAATTTTCAAGATATTTTTGCATCATCCAGATCATTTTGCTGACCATTTTTATTTTTATCGACTACCTTACCAGGATCGATGATTTTTTTCATTCCGATGTCACCATGATCCGGGGGCTGTGGTGTGTCATGCTGAAGCTGCCCTTCATGATTGTTCAGTTTGCACCGGCCTGCCTGCTTTTGGCCGTAATCTACACCTTTGGCGAGATGAACCGGAACAGAGAACTGATGGCGCTGAAGGCATCAGGTATTTCCGTATATTTCCTGATCAAGCCTGCGCTTCTTGCCGGCTCGGTCCTTGGGCTGTCTGCATTTTTCCTTGGGGAAACCATAGTGCCGTCGGCCATGGGCCTTTCCAATCACATCTGGAATCAAGAGCGGGCCGGAGACCAAAACATTTCTCATAAACGGTCGGATATCTGGATTAAATCGGATCAACGCATGCTTCATATTGACTTTTTCGATCCGGCCCATAAACGAATCGCGGGAATCACGGCAACCACACTGGGAAAGGGGTTCAAGATACTTCGACGAGTTGATGCCAAAACCGGTGAATACCATGATGGGAAATGGCGCTTGACAGAGGTGACCGAGCAGGTCCTCAATCTTGAAAAAAACGACTATGTGGTTCGAAATCTGCCAACCATGGCGCTTCAGCTGGGCATTAAACCCAAAAATTTAGGGTCCGTTGTCCTTCAGTCTGAAGAGATGAGCTGGTCCCAGCTTCGGGCCTATACCCGGCAAATATCGGCAGAAGGGTATGACGCTACAACCTACACAGTGGACATGAATGGAAAGCTTGCGTTTCCGTTTATCAGTGTGATCCTGGCCTTGGCCGGGGCGGCGACAGGTATGAGTTCCCTATCCCGGAACAATCTGCCCGTAGCGATCGGTGTGGGCATAGTTATCAGCTTTTTATATTGGTTTGCGTTCGGACTTTGCAACGCTTTAGGATATGCCAAAATCCTGCCGCCAATGGTGGCCGCCTGGGCCGGTAATCTGATTTTTCTTTGCCTTGGCGGTATTTTTTTAATTTACATCGAATAG
- a CDS encoding phospholipid carrier-dependent glycosyltransferase, which translates to MSNINRFTVLLLVSFFLLAYILPLGVRDLVVPDETRYAEVPREMISGGDWITPHINGLRYFEKPVMGYWVHAASLKTFGENNFAVRFPSALSVGLSAVLVFLLMRNAGRREDEEDRFYNLLAPLIFLSCFEVFGVGNNAVLDNLFSFFLTATIACFFLSTEAVPGSTREKVLLLVSGIFCGFAFLTKGFLALAVPVLTLAPYLVLERRYKDLFRMSWLPILTAVIVAAPWGIMIHLKEPDFWHFFFWNEHIRRFLADNAQHRESFWFFFLTAPAMFIPWTFVAPSAVKGIAAQFSGDDSKNRLLRVSLCWLIFPFLFFSLSRGKLLTYILPCFPPFAILMASGLRHLFKKSGPNRLFQGGTAVTAIVFAIILLAFPLVQIFGFDGFRPFSESWKVIMVINGLAFFVLLCVWSLKSRHLRVKLLLFSAAPLFFFFIVHFTLPDQTREVKSPGPILEKYRQSVTRDDIVISDENSLRAVCWYLKRSDVYTLGGAGEMDYGLTYPDADGRQLDVNAAADLIRKNPGKAVLVARVRNTAKWQSQFPTPVFQDQNGPTGYVFWRY; encoded by the coding sequence ATGAGCAACATAAACAGATTTACCGTCCTGCTGCTGGTCTCTTTTTTTCTGCTGGCCTATATCCTGCCTTTGGGGGTCAGAGATCTTGTGGTGCCGGATGAAACAAGATATGCCGAAGTGCCGAGGGAGATGATTTCAGGCGGTGACTGGATCACCCCCCATATCAACGGGCTGCGTTATTTTGAAAAACCGGTCATGGGTTACTGGGTTCATGCCGCATCCCTTAAAACATTCGGGGAGAACAACTTTGCCGTGCGCTTTCCATCGGCGCTTTCCGTCGGCTTGTCAGCGGTCCTGGTCTTTTTGCTGATGCGCAATGCAGGCCGCAGAGAAGATGAAGAGGACAGGTTTTACAACCTGCTGGCCCCGCTGATTTTTCTGTCTTGTTTTGAAGTCTTTGGCGTGGGCAACAACGCTGTCCTCGACAATCTGTTTTCATTTTTTTTGACGGCCACCATAGCCTGTTTTTTCCTATCAACAGAAGCGGTGCCGGGTTCGACACGAGAAAAAGTACTGCTGCTGGTGTCCGGTATTTTCTGCGGTTTTGCTTTCCTGACCAAGGGGTTTCTTGCTTTGGCCGTACCGGTGCTGACCCTTGCCCCCTATCTGGTTTTGGAACGAAGATACAAGGATCTGTTTCGAATGAGCTGGCTGCCGATCCTGACGGCTGTGATTGTCGCAGCGCCCTGGGGCATCATGATTCATTTAAAAGAACCGGATTTCTGGCATTTTTTCTTTTGGAACGAACATATCCGCAGGTTTCTGGCAGATAACGCCCAGCACCGCGAATCCTTCTGGTTTTTCTTTTTGACCGCTCCGGCGATGTTCATTCCCTGGACATTTGTTGCTCCGTCCGCCGTCAAGGGAATCGCTGCCCAGTTCAGCGGGGACGATTCAAAAAACCGGCTGCTGCGGGTCAGTCTCTGCTGGCTGATTTTTCCTTTTTTGTTTTTCTCTTTGTCCAGGGGAAAGCTTCTCACTTATATTCTGCCCTGTTTCCCTCCCTTTGCCATTCTCATGGCGTCCGGGCTCCGGCACCTGTTTAAGAAATCTGGGCCGAACCGACTTTTTCAGGGAGGGACGGCTGTGACCGCTATTGTGTTCGCGATCATTTTGCTTGCCTTCCCCCTGGTCCAGATTTTCGGCTTCGACGGATTCCGGCCTTTCAGTGAGTCCTGGAAGGTGATAATGGTCATTAACGGCCTGGCCTTTTTTGTACTGCTGTGCGTCTGGTCTTTAAAAAGCCGTCATCTGCGGGTCAAACTCCTTCTCTTTAGTGCCGCCCCTTTGTTTTTCTTTTTTATAGTTCACTTCACACTCCCGGATCAGACCCGTGAAGTCAAATCTCCCGGACCTATCCTGGAAAAGTACAGACAAAGTGTTACCCGCGACGATATTGTCATTTCCGATGAAAATTCGCTCAGGGCGGTCTGCTGGTATTTAAAACGAAGCGACGTCTATACACTCGGCGGGGCCGGTGAAATGGACTACGGATTGACATACCCGGATGCCGATGGAAGGCAGCTTGATGTCAACGCCGCAGCCGACCTGATTCGAAAAAATCCCGGGAAGGCGGTCCTGGTTGCCCGGGTCAGAAATACGGCAAAATGGCAGAGTCAATTCCCTACTCCTGTTTTTCAAGACCAGAATGGTCCCACAGGATATGTGTTTTGGCGCTATTAA
- a CDS encoding insulinase family protein — MNQTAFTPGQAIGGYIIQQVSPLPAINAHLIQLVHEKTKAVHIHIANEDKENTFGVFFRTVPTDSTGVAHILEHTVLCGSEKYKVRDPFFSMLKRSLSTFMNAFTASDWTMYPFSTQNKKDYYNLMDVYLDAAFFPDIDHLSFKQEGHRLELEPGENGEPELVYKGVVYNEMKGAMSSPGQVMSRALLKGLYPDTTYANNSGGEPADIPKLTYDGLKAFHAKYYHPSNSYFYTYGDLPLKESLSFIEDKVLSKFDFLEMDSRVPSQPRWQAPQTMTQAYAYSDTDNIATKYQGCVAWLTPDIADHFEVMVMAVLEQILLGNSASPLRKALIDSGLGSALCDGTGFDADNRDTMFVCGLKDIEISAVPEVEKIVFSTLESLVAKGVDKHLIDSAIHQIEFSRKEITNTPYPYGIKLLMGIASIVIHDGDPVSTINIDRDLKKLQDELAKGPFLEGRIRQYFLDNKHKLLFTLTPDEGIEARQAENVRQELQKLKKSLSGAELAQINKDAAALKALQETEENLDVLPTLALEDVPPEIEIIHPDTIQGITCATAFDKATSGILYFTCPAGAGNISPDLFPMVPFFARAFTNAGTKNSSYVQMAERMDLYTGGISMSPFSGTHFDHEGKGHSFLALQGKALDRNIDHLFDMVDEYINAGGFKDHDRLKSLILQYQAGLEASIVGSGHRYAITLSARHLSTAAGINELWHGIAQYSLIKDLTTKVNDEKTGVQTLAELENNLSAMAAAVMRKDNFKPAVIGSVSSMVQADNHIAKIYDNLPNGSSHAFHTPQIKTDALRPYDGWMTNTAVSFVGQSFKAVRISHEDAPALSVIAKLLRSLFLHREIREKGGAYGGFALYNMEEGIFSFGSYRDPHIKRTLDVYADACDFITQGGFTETDVKEAILQVCSDIDKPETPAPSAMKAFYRRITKLSDEIRKGFKDALLGVDKQKVMETAGRYFFRDDVAKGISVISSKPLLEQANQELEAEGREPLTLHKI, encoded by the coding sequence ATGAATCAGACTGCATTTACACCCGGGCAGGCCATCGGTGGCTATATAATTCAACAGGTATCGCCATTGCCCGCAATTAACGCTCATCTTATCCAACTGGTCCACGAGAAGACAAAAGCTGTACACATTCACATTGCCAATGAGGATAAGGAAAATACCTTTGGGGTATTTTTCAGAACTGTGCCCACGGACTCCACAGGGGTTGCCCATATTCTTGAGCATACCGTGCTGTGCGGGTCCGAAAAATATAAAGTTCGAGATCCTTTCTTTTCCATGCTGAAACGAAGCCTGTCCACCTTTATGAATGCATTCACTGCATCAGATTGGACCATGTATCCCTTTTCCACCCAGAATAAAAAAGATTATTATAACTTGATGGATGTTTATCTGGATGCGGCGTTTTTTCCGGATATTGATCATTTGAGCTTTAAACAGGAAGGCCATCGACTTGAATTGGAACCCGGGGAAAACGGGGAACCGGAATTGGTTTATAAAGGGGTGGTTTACAATGAAATGAAAGGTGCCATGTCCTCACCCGGCCAGGTCATGTCCCGTGCCCTGCTTAAAGGGCTTTACCCGGACACCACCTATGCAAATAACTCAGGCGGCGAACCCGCAGACATTCCAAAACTCACCTATGATGGGCTTAAGGCATTTCACGCAAAATATTACCACCCATCCAACAGTTATTTTTATACCTATGGGGATTTGCCCTTAAAAGAGAGTTTGTCGTTTATTGAAGACAAGGTTCTCTCAAAATTTGATTTTCTTGAAATGGATTCCCGGGTGCCTTCCCAGCCCCGGTGGCAGGCACCTCAGACCATGACACAGGCATATGCCTACTCAGACACCGATAATATAGCCACCAAATACCAGGGATGTGTGGCCTGGCTGACACCTGATATCGCAGATCATTTTGAAGTGATGGTTATGGCTGTCCTTGAACAGATTCTTCTTGGGAATTCAGCATCCCCTTTGAGAAAAGCACTCATTGACAGTGGCCTGGGTTCTGCATTGTGTGATGGTACAGGTTTTGATGCAGACAACCGGGACACCATGTTTGTCTGCGGGTTAAAAGATATTGAGATTTCTGCAGTCCCTGAAGTGGAGAAAATTGTTTTCAGTACGCTTGAATCCCTTGTTGCCAAAGGTGTTGATAAACATTTGATTGATTCTGCCATCCACCAGATTGAGTTTTCCCGCAAGGAGATTACCAATACACCATACCCATATGGGATCAAACTGCTGATGGGTATTGCTTCGATCGTGATTCATGACGGTGATCCCGTAAGCACCATCAACATTGACCGTGATTTGAAAAAACTTCAGGACGAATTGGCCAAGGGCCCCTTCCTGGAAGGCCGGATTCGTCAATATTTTCTGGATAATAAGCACAAACTGCTGTTTACCCTTACCCCGGATGAAGGCATTGAAGCCCGCCAGGCTGAAAATGTACGTCAAGAGCTTCAAAAATTAAAAAAATCCTTGAGTGGCGCAGAACTGGCGCAGATCAACAAAGATGCCGCAGCCCTGAAAGCGCTTCAGGAAACAGAAGAAAATCTGGATGTTTTGCCGACTCTTGCCCTTGAAGACGTACCTCCTGAGATTGAAATCATTCATCCTGACACCATCCAGGGTATTACTTGCGCCACCGCCTTTGACAAGGCCACCTCAGGTATCCTTTACTTTACCTGCCCGGCAGGTGCCGGAAATATTTCGCCGGATCTTTTCCCCATGGTGCCGTTTTTCGCCCGGGCTTTTACCAATGCAGGTACAAAGAATTCGTCCTATGTGCAGATGGCAGAACGGATGGACCTTTATACCGGCGGTATCTCCATGTCACCTTTTTCCGGCACCCATTTTGACCACGAGGGTAAAGGCCACTCTTTTTTGGCGTTGCAGGGAAAAGCCCTGGATCGGAATATTGACCATCTTTTTGATATGGTGGATGAATATATTAATGCCGGCGGATTTAAAGATCACGATCGGCTCAAAAGCCTTATTTTACAATATCAGGCTGGTCTTGAAGCCTCTATTGTCGGGTCCGGACACAGATATGCCATAACCCTGTCTGCCCGACATCTGTCAACAGCGGCCGGTATCAATGAATTGTGGCATGGCATTGCCCAATATTCTTTGATTAAGGATCTTACCACCAAGGTGAATGATGAAAAAACAGGTGTCCAGACCTTGGCTGAACTGGAAAATAACCTTTCTGCCATGGCTGCCGCCGTCATGAGAAAAGATAATTTTAAACCTGCTGTGATCGGGTCTGTTTCATCCATGGTTCAGGCAGATAATCACATTGCAAAAATTTATGATAATTTGCCAAACGGCAGCAGCCATGCTTTTCATACACCCCAGATAAAAACCGATGCCCTGCGGCCCTACGACGGCTGGATGACCAATACGGCCGTATCCTTTGTAGGCCAGTCTTTTAAAGCGGTACGTATATCCCACGAAGATGCACCAGCGCTGTCCGTTATTGCCAAGCTTTTACGTTCCCTGTTTTTGCACCGGGAAATCAGAGAAAAAGGCGGGGCATACGGCGGATTTGCTTTGTATAACATGGAAGAAGGTATTTTTTCGTTTGGTTCCTACCGTGATCCCCACATCAAGCGGACCTTGGATGTTTACGCAGATGCCTGTGATTTCATCACCCAGGGAGGGTTTACCGAAACAGACGTAAAAGAAGCCATCCTTCAGGTCTGTTCGGACATTGATAAGCCCGAAACGCCCGCACCTTCTGCCATGAAAGCGTTTTATCGCCGGATCACCAAATTGTCCGATGAAATTCGTAAAGGATTCAAGGATGCCTTGCTGGGTGTGGATAAGCAAAAGGTTATGGAAACAGCAGGCCGGTATTTTTTCCGGGATGATGTGGCTAAAGGTATTTCCGTGATTTCTTCAAAACCGCTGCTGGAACAAGCCAACCAGGAACTGGAGGCAGAAGGGCGTGAACCGCTGACGCTTCATAAAATCTAA